Below is a window of Aphanothece sacrum FPU1 DNA.
ACCTCATGGCCCTTTACAACTAAATAACGTTAATATTGATTTTCCGGCCGGAACCTTTATTGCTGTAGTCGGACAAAGTGGGGCCGGTAAAAGTACCCTAACTAAATTAATTTCCCGTTTGTATGAGGTAGAGTCAGGACGCATTTTAATCGATGGTTATGATGTGTCCAAAGTAGAACTCTATTCTCTACGTCGTCAGGTAGGAGTAGTTCCCCAAGATACCCTACTATTTGATGGATCAGTACAAGAAAATATTGCCTTAACTAACTCCGATGCTTCCACAGAAGAAATTATTGAGGCCGCAAAAGTTGCCGCGGCCCATGAGTTTATTATGGGACTGCCAAATGGGTACAATACTAAAGTGGGGGAAAGAGGTTCCGCACTGTCAGGGGGACAACGACAACGGATAGCGATCGCACGTTCGGTGTTGCAAAATCCCATGATTTTGGTGCTTGATGAGGCCACCAGTGCTTTAGACTATACCACCGAACAACAGGTATGTACGAACCTGTTATCTGCGTTTGGTGATCGCACCGTTTTCTTTATTACTCACCGTCTCGGTTCCATTAGAGGTGCGGATGTAATTTTGATGATGGACGCGGGGTCTGTGGTGGAACAAGGAACCCATGAGGAATTAATGGCCATGAAAGGCCGATATTACTATCTTTATCAGCAACAAGAAGCAAATATGTAAAACAATTTGCAGTGATTTTTTCGAGTTAATTTTCGTCAGTTAAGAAGGGAAAAAAACGATGAATGGTATTAATGGGAAAGAGAATAACGTGAAACAAGATGAGTTAGTGCAAACCTCTAATAATGGCAATTCAGCCGCCCTTAAAGCGAGTGGGAATAATGATCCTTTTAGTCAAAATGCCTTAGCTCCTATTACCTCTGAACAAGCCGTTGTTTTACGTCAATCTCCCAGTTGGTCAAGAGCGATAGTTTGGACAATTATAGGGGTAACAACTGCTTCTGTTCTTTGGGCGGCTTTGGCCTCTATTGAACAAGTAGTAGCAGCTAAGGGGCAACTAAAACCTCAAGCAGCAGTTAAAGATATTCAACCTCCTATTAATGGGGTGGTGGATAAAGTTTTAATTAAAGATGGAGATCATGTTAAAGAAGGACAAATTTTATTGACTTTAGATTCAGAAGCAACTGCCGCCGAATTACGCTCATTAAAGACTGTTAAACAATCTTTAAAACAAGAGAATGAATTTTATAAAACTTTAATGTCTCAATCCCTTGATACTCATCAAGTAGAACGGGAAATTATTAAACTAAAATTACCCCAAGAAGTAGCTTCTTTGACTCGTAATCGGACTGGTTTAGTTGCTGAAAATCAATTGTATCAAATTCAATTAGGAGAAAATGTACCAGGAATTAATTTAAACATTGGGCAAGTCCAACGACTGCGAGCATCTCAAGGAGAGTCATCTTCTCGTGCGATGGCGGCTCAATTGGAAACAGAACAATTGCAAAAACAACTAAAACAAGCACAACTTCAGTTAGCAGATGCACAAAAACAATTAATAGATGATCAAAAAGTTCTGGCTGAGATTAAATCCCGTAATGAAAAAGCCCTACAAGAAGCTAAATCAGCATTAGTGATTGAAGAAGGAATTCTTCAAGATATTGAACCTTTACAAGAAGAAGGAGGGGTGGCCAGATTACAAGTAGAAAGACAAAAACAATCGATTTCTGAACGGAAACAAAAACTAACCGAACAAATCAGTAATGGAACCATTGAATACGATAAACAACGTCAGCAAATTCAACAACGTTTGGGGGATATTGGTCGTTTCACTCAAGAAGAACGACGGTTAGAATTAGCCATTGAACAGGGTGATGCTAGATTAACTAATACGGTTGATTTAACAGAAAAAGACATTAGAGATAAAATATCAGTTAATCAACAAAAAATTGCGGAAATTGATAGTCAATTAACCAAAATTATTGTCGAAAATGATAAACGAATTGCCGAAATAGGTAGCCAAATGAGTCGGGCAACTGTTACCTTAAAATATCAAGCTATTAAAGCTCCTGTAACTGGAACCGTATTTGATTTAAAAGCTACTCCTGGCTATGTACCACCCCCTAATCAAACCGAACCTCTTTTAAAGATTGTTCCTGATGATAATCTTATCGCTGAAGTCGATATTACTAACGAAGATATTGGCTTTGTTAGCACCGGTCAAAAAGCAGATGTCAGAATTGATTCTTTCCCTTTTAGCGAATTTGGCGATATTAAAGGAAAAGTACTTTCCATTGGCTCTGATGCCCTAGAACCCAATGAAATCCAACGTTTCTATCGATTTCCAGCAAAAATCAAATTAGATCAACAATTTTTAAAAGTTGAAGGTCGAGAGATTCCGTTACAATCAGGAATGTCTGTCAGCGTTAATATTAAAGTACGAGAAAACCGGACAGTGCTGAGTTTATTTACAGAACTCTTTACCAATAAAGTAGAAAGTCTCAAAAAAGTTCGATGATAGATTTTTATGGATTTACTAGAATATCAAGCCAAAGAACTCTTTCATCAAGTGGGCATTCCTATTTTGCCCTCCCAACCCATCGCTAATCTCAGTGAACTCAAACACCTCCAGATTCCCTATCCGGTGGTCTTAAAATCTCAAGTTCACTCAGGGGGACGAGGAAGGGCGGGGGGCATACGTTTTGTACAAAATACCATTGATGCAGTAGCGGCCGCTCAAGCTATTTTTAGCTTACCTATCTTGGGAGAATATCCTCAAGTAATCTTAGCGGAAGCCCGTTATGATGCTCAATCGGAATTTTTTCTCTGCGTTGTCCTTGATTATCATTTACAACGTCCTGTTTTACTCGGTTCTGCTAAAGGGGGTATCGATGTCGATACTTTACTTAATCATATGGAGCAAGTCGTTCTCGATCAAGAATTTTCCCCTTTTTATGCCCGTCGTCTGGCCACTAAAATGGGACTCAGTGGTAGCTTGATTAATGTGGTCAGTGTCATTGTTGAAAAAATGTATCAACTGTTTGTTGAGAAAGATCTCGACTTAATAGAAATTAATCCCCTGGCAGTAAGTCCAGGGGGAGAAGTGATGGCCCTGGATGGAAAAATTACGGTTAATAATACGGCTTTATGTCGTCATTTGGATCTGTTAAGCCTTATTACCTCAAGAAAAGACACCGAGGCAACTGCTCTTAACCCTATCAAGTATGGGGGAAATTATCCACTTCCGAGTAAAAAACCCAGTTTAATCGGTACACAAAGCGGTAATATCGGTATTATTGGCAATAGTTGGGGACTCACTCTAGCCACTTGGGATCTGTTGGTACAGCAAAAGGGAAAACCCGCTTGTGCTTTTATTCTTGAGGAAAAAGGAACGACTAAATCTTTAAGCCAACAGTTACAGACTGCTTTAGGACAAATGATAGGAAATCCTAATCTAAGAGTGATTTTAATTAATATTTTAGGCAGTCCTGAAACTTCTGAGGCTATGGCCGAGGTGATCGCTAATTACGGGATAAGTAACTCTGGAGTCAGTTCACCGTTACTAAAAAGTCGCAGCGAAGATCGTTTACCAAGGGCAACGGCCGCTAATGATGCATCACGTAAACGGGGTCAACCGGATACAGAAGGTCAACCCAAAAAAGTCCAGTCTTTGGAATTAGTTGTGCGTCTGGTAGGCAGAAATTTGACTTCTTTTCAAGAGATACTACCTGTTTTCCCCTTACATTGGCTGGATAATCTTGACAGTGCTATTGCTAAAACTATAGGCATAACTACCGCTAAGCCTTGATATTAATTAATACGCTAAGTTGAATATTTTATGAAATGGCAATCTGATAGCAAGGTTTTGATTCAAGGATTAAATGAACCTCTGGCTGCTTATTATGGGGCCCGCATGAAATCCTCTGGCACTAATATTGTAGGGGGAATTAGTTCTGATTATCAAACGGCCCCTATGGATGGAATTCCTGTTTTTAACTTAGTCGAGGAAGCGGTTAAACAGGTGGGTCAGATTGATATTAGTTTGATTTTTAGTCCGCCTTATCAGGTACTTGATGCCGCTTTAGAAGCCATAGCTGCCGGAATTGGTCAGATTGTCATTATTTCTTCTGGTGTTCCCCCTCTGGATATGGTAAAGTTGCTCAGATTGGCTCAAGGAACTAATACCTTTATTTTAGGTTCAGGTAGTCAAGGGTTACTCGTTCCTGAACAGTTTTTTTTGGGCATGATGGAAAGTTCTTTTTATGTTCCTGGCCCGGTAGGTATTATTAGTCGTTGCGATCGCCTAATTGATGAAGTAGCCAGAGAATTAACTCAAGCTAAGTTTGGTCAATCTTTAGCTATCAGTTTAGGTAGTGATGGCATTATTGGCTCAAATTTTGAACAATGGTTACAAATTATGGAAGAAGATGATAATACTCAAGTAATTATTCTCTTAGGACAGCCTCATAGTAGTGCTGAAATTTCGGCAGCAGAATATATTGTTTCGGCTATTGAAAAGCCTGTAATCACTTATATTTCAGGAATTTATGCCCCAGTTGAGCGCAATTTTGGGGATGCTACTACTATTATTGCTAATCAACTTTTTCATCGGGTTCCGACTAAACAAACAGAACAAAAAACTATTAGTGCTTTTAAGAAAGCGGGAATTAAATTAGCTCAATCTCCCTCAGAAATTGTTAAATTAGTCAAAGGGGTTCTCTCTCCAAAAAAGAGCAAATAAATTAGGTTTTTAACTTCATAACCCATGTCTAATCAATCTATTCCTCCCCAAAATATTGAAGCTGAAGAATCTATTCTAGGTGGTATTTTACTTGATCCTGAAGCAATGGGACGGGTCATAGATTTAATAAGTATAGAAGCTTTTTATGTGAAAGCACATCAACAGATTTATGAAGCAGCTTTAAAACTTCATGGTCAAGGACAACCAACGGATTTTTTGACCGTTACATCTAGACTTAATGATGATCATTTACTCGAACAAGTAGGAGGGATAGAAAAGTTATCTCAATTATTAGATCGTACCGTATCGGCTGTCAATATTGATCGTTACTCCGCTTTGGTGATGGATAAATATTTACGCCGTCAATTAATTGCTGCGGGTCATGAAATTGTAGAGTTAGGTTTTGAAACAACAAAAGAGTTAGAACAGGTCTTAGATGAATCAGAAAAGAAAATTTTTGGACTAACTCAAAAACGTCCCCAAGAAGGGTTAATTTCTCTTGGTGAAACAGTTATTAAAACCTTTAATCAATTAGAAGAACTTCATCAACAAACGGCACTTCCTGGTATTGAAACAGATTTTTATGATTTAGATGCAATGACTAGCGGTTTACAGCGTTCTGATTTAATTATTGTTGCTGGTCGGCCGTCCATGGGCAAATGTTTAGCAGCTAATTCAGAAATTGTTTTAGCGGATGGCAGTTTAGTAACAATTGAAGAAATTTATCACCGTCGTCAAGCTCAATTATTAACTTTAAAGAATGACTGGAAATTTGCTTTAACTGAGCCTTCTAATTTTATAGATGATGGAATTAAACCAGTTTTCCGGGTTACAACTAAATTAGGCCGTTATATTGAAACAACCTTGACTCATCCTTATTTAACTATTAAGGGATGGCAGCAACTTTCCACACTAAAACCAGGTGATAAAATTGCTATTCCTCGTCAAATTAATATTTTTGGAACTGAAATAATTCCTGAGTATCAAGTTAAATTATTAGCCTATTTAATAGGGGATGGTTGTTTAACAAAAACTTCTCCACTATTTACTAATAGAAATCCTTATGGACTGACTGCTATTAGTAAAAACAGTAAAAATACCTTTAGAATTTGGTTACAAGAATTAGATCTTTGGGGTAAAGATGCTCATCATAAAACGATTCCATCAATTATTTTTAAATTGCAGCGTTCACTATTAGCATTATTTCTGAATCGATTATTTGCTACTGATGGATGGATTTCTGTTCTCACCAGTGGTCAAGTTCAATTAGGTTATGCTACAGTCAGTGAAAAACTAGCCCATCAAATTCAACATTTTTTACTAAGATTTGGCGTGATTGCTAATCTAAAAAAACCCTCTCTAAAATATAATAATAATCGTAGACAAGCGTGGCAGCTTGATATTACTGATGCTCAATCAATTAAAACATTTATTGAAGAAATCGGAATATTCGGGAAAGAGAAAGCCATTAATTTAGCAAAAGAAGCTTTAATAAATAAACGATATCAAACTAATTGTGATCTTATTCCTATAGAAATATGGGAACAAATAGCCTTAGCTAAAGGCCATGAAACTTGGACAAGTTTAGGAAAAAGAGCAGGAATTAAAAACTATAGTAATCTTCATGTTGGTAAGCGAGCATTATCACGAAATAGACTCTTTCAGTTAGCTTTAGCTTTAGATAATTTATCATTACAACAACTAGCAACCAGTGAAGTTTATTGGGATAAAATTGTCTCAATTGAATATATTGGTGAACAACAAGTGTACGATTTAACAATTCCTGAAAATCATAATTTTGTTGCTAATGATATTTGTGTTCATAACACGGCTTTTGGATTAGGAATTGCTATTAATATTGCTAAACAAAAAAATCTACCTGTTGCTATTTTTAGTTTAGAAATGTCTGCCGAACAATTATCCATGAGATTATTAGCAGCAGAAGCAGGGATTGAAGGTAATCGGTTACGTTCTGGCAGGTTTGTTCAAAATGAATATGATAAATTGATGATTGCTTTAGGAAATTTATCAAGTTTACCTATTTATATTGATGATGCAGCTAATATAACAATGATGCAAATTCGCTCTCAAGTTCGGCGTTTACAAGCAGAAAAAAAGGGAGAGTTAGGATTAGTTTTAATTGATTATTTACAATTAATGGAGGGAGGTGGAGATAATCGAGTTCAAGAATTATCAAAAATTACTCGTTCTCTTAAAGGTTTGGCCAGAGAAGTTAATGCACCGGTGATTGCTTTATCTCAGTTAAGTCGTGCGGTTGAGTCTAGAAATAATAAACGACCGATGATGTCAGATTTGAGAGAAAGTGGTTGTTTAATCGGTGATAGTTTAATTGAATTAGCAGATATTAGAAAAAAAGTTCCCATCAGAGATTTAGTCGGAAAATCTGGATTCAAGATTTTAGCGTTAAATGAGTCAACAATGAAGCGAGAAAAAGCTATTGTTACTAAGGCATTTTGCACAGGAATTAAACCTACTTTTTGCTTAAAAACTAGCTTAGGAAGAACAATTAGTGCAACAGCTAATCATAAATTTTTAACCATTCGAGGTTGGAAAAGGTTAGATGAGTTAAACATTAAAGAATCTATTGCTTTACCTCGATTTTCATGTAGTTCATCTTTAGCTGATAGTGATATTTATTGGGATGAGATTGTGTCAATCGAACCTGATGAAGAAGCAGAGGTTTATGATTTAACAGTTGATAAATTTCATAATTTTATTGCTAATAATATAGTCGTTCATAATAGTATTGAACAAGATGCTGATTTAATTATGATGTTATATCGGGATGAATATTATAATCCTGATACAGTAGATAGAGGAATTGCTGAAATTCTTATTACTAAACATAGAAATGGGCCAACAGGAACAGTTAAGCTATTATTTCAACCGGAATTAACGAAATTTCTCAATATGCAAAGAAGCAGTAATTATTAAATGATGCTATTAACTAACTTTAAAAATCCTTTCTATAAATTAATTCTGCTTATCCTGATTATTGGTATTTTTCTTCGTTTTATTAATTTAGATAAAAAAATTTATTGGCATGATGAAATTTATACAAGTTTACATATAACAGGATACTTGAGTAATGAGTGGAAATCTAAATTATTTAATGGTCAGATAATAGGAATCAATGATTTACAATATTATCTCCATATTAATCCTCAAAAAACATTAAATGATACCTTAAATGTTTTAGCTATTGATGACCCTCATCATCCCCCATTATACTATATCTTAGTAAGATATTGGCGACACTTATTCGGTGATTCTATCATCGTTATTAGAAGCTTTTCTACGGTGATGAGTTTATTCGTTTTTCCTGCTATTTATTGGTTTTGTTGGGAACTCTTTCAAAATTCAATAATTGGGTTAATCACAATCGCTTTAGTTGCTATTTCACCTTTTTATATTCTTTATGCTCAAGAAGCGCGAGAATATGCTTTATGGACTGTAATTATTCTTATCTCTAATTCCTGGTTATTAAAAGCAATAAAAGTAACACAAAACCATCATAATATTGAACCTAAAATTATTAGATGTTGGTTAATATATTCAGGGTTAAATGCTATTAGTTTATACATTTCTTTTGTTAGTGTATTTATTATCATTCCTCAGACTATATATACAATAATCCTAGAAAATTTCAGACTAACTAAAATAACCATTTTACAAGGAATCTCAATTTTAATATCTGTGATTTTATTTATTCCTTGGATAGTTGTATTTATTTGTAATTATGAACAATATCAACGGAGTACGAGTTGGACTAAATTGAAAATACCTTCTTGGGAAATATTGAAAATATTTGCTTTAAATATTACTCGTATTTTTTTTGCTATTGATCAAGAGTTTGAAACATTATTAAATTATTTATCAGTAATAATTTGCTTAATATTAGTCGGATATGCAATCTTTTTTCTGATCAAAAATACTTCTATAATGTGTTGGGGATTAATTCTATGTTTAATTATTACTCCCATTGTCTTATTAGTTCTTCCAGATTTAATTATAGGAGGAATACGTTCCCTTTCACCTCGCTATCTTATCCCTTGTTTTATTGCGATTGATATTTCTATTGCTTATTTATTAGGAAGTAAATTAATTGATAAAAATACTAAAAACATCAAAATTTGGTCAATTATAATAGCAATTATTATCTCTGGTGGTATGATTTCTTCTGCAGTTAATTCTCAAAATGATACTGCTTGGACTAAGGTAATTAGTTATAGTTTACCTGAAGTTGCGCGTATTATTAATAAAACCCAATCTCCTCTGTTAATTAGTGATGGAAACGGTTATAATTCAGGTAACATTATGTCTTTAAGTTATTTACTTAATCCTGATGTTAAGCTTCAATTACTCTCAAACACAAAAGATTATCAACTTCCCCCAGGGTTTAAGCATATCTTTTTATTGAGTCCTTCGGATGAATTTAGACTACAATTAGAAAAACAAAAAGGTTTAAAAGCTAATTTTGTCTTTCAAGATATTCATCTTAATCTTTGGGAAATTGAGCATTAATTTAATTAACGTCTACCATTAATTATTGATTTAGCATAGTAAGTCCGGTAGAAGCAGAAACGCTATATTTATAACTAAAAAGGGCTGCAATAATTTGCCCTAATGCGATTCCGCCATCATTAGGAGGAACTTTTTGATGCCAAATGGGAGTAAAATTTTCTTGTCTTAAACGAATAATACTCCGTTCTGTTAAATATTTATTTTGCCAACAACCTCCGGTTAATACTACATTTTTTTGACCGATTTTGTGTGCTATTTTAACGATAATTTCTACCAAAGTATTATGAAATTTAGCAGCAATTTCTGCATGAGTAACCTGATTTGCAATATCGTCTAAAATTCCTCTTATAATTAATTCCCAATCAATAATTAAGGGAAAATTTGAACCCACTATTTTATAATTATAAA
It encodes the following:
- a CDS encoding ATP-grasp domain-containing protein encodes the protein MDLLEYQAKELFHQVGIPILPSQPIANLSELKHLQIPYPVVLKSQVHSGGRGRAGGIRFVQNTIDAVAAAQAIFSLPILGEYPQVILAEARYDAQSEFFLCVVLDYHLQRPVLLGSAKGGIDVDTLLNHMEQVVLDQEFSPFYARRLATKMGLSGSLINVVSVIVEKMYQLFVEKDLDLIEINPLAVSPGGEVMALDGKITVNNTALCRHLDLLSLITSRKDTEATALNPIKYGGNYPLPSKKPSLIGTQSGNIGIIGNSWGLTLATWDLLVQQKGKPACAFILEEKGTTKSLSQQLQTALGQMIGNPNLRVILINILGSPETSEAMAEVIANYGISNSGVSSPLLKSRSEDRLPRATAANDASRKRGQPDTEGQPKKVQSLELVVRLVGRNLTSFQEILPVFPLHWLDNLDSAIAKTIGITTAKP
- a CDS encoding HlyD family efflux transporter periplasmic adaptor subunit — encoded protein: MNGINGKENNVKQDELVQTSNNGNSAALKASGNNDPFSQNALAPITSEQAVVLRQSPSWSRAIVWTIIGVTTASVLWAALASIEQVVAAKGQLKPQAAVKDIQPPINGVVDKVLIKDGDHVKEGQILLTLDSEATAAELRSLKTVKQSLKQENEFYKTLMSQSLDTHQVEREIIKLKLPQEVASLTRNRTGLVAENQLYQIQLGENVPGINLNIGQVQRLRASQGESSSRAMAAQLETEQLQKQLKQAQLQLADAQKQLIDDQKVLAEIKSRNEKALQEAKSALVIEEGILQDIEPLQEEGGVARLQVERQKQSISERKQKLTEQISNGTIEYDKQRQQIQQRLGDIGRFTQEERRLELAIEQGDARLTNTVDLTEKDIRDKISVNQQKIAEIDSQLTKIIVENDKRIAEIGSQMSRATVTLKYQAIKAPVTGTVFDLKATPGYVPPPNQTEPLLKIVPDDNLIAEVDITNEDIGFVSTGQKADVRIDSFPFSEFGDIKGKVLSIGSDALEPNEIQRFYRFPAKIKLDQQFLKVEGREIPLQSGMSVSVNIKVRENRTVLSLFTELFTNKVESLKKVR
- the dnaB gene encoding replicative DNA helicase produces the protein MSNQSIPPQNIEAEESILGGILLDPEAMGRVIDLISIEAFYVKAHQQIYEAALKLHGQGQPTDFLTVTSRLNDDHLLEQVGGIEKLSQLLDRTVSAVNIDRYSALVMDKYLRRQLIAAGHEIVELGFETTKELEQVLDESEKKIFGLTQKRPQEGLISLGETVIKTFNQLEELHQQTALPGIETDFYDLDAMTSGLQRSDLIIVAGRPSMGKCLAANSEIVLADGSLVTIEEIYHRRQAQLLTLKNDWKFALTEPSNFIDDGIKPVFRVTTKLGRYIETTLTHPYLTIKGWQQLSTLKPGDKIAIPRQINIFGTEIIPEYQVKLLAYLIGDGCLTKTSPLFTNRNPYGLTAISKNSKNTFRIWLQELDLWGKDAHHKTIPSIIFKLQRSLLALFLNRLFATDGWISVLTSGQVQLGYATVSEKLAHQIQHFLLRFGVIANLKKPSLKYNNNRRQAWQLDITDAQSIKTFIEEIGIFGKEKAINLAKEALINKRYQTNCDLIPIEIWEQIALAKGHETWTSLGKRAGIKNYSNLHVGKRALSRNRLFQLALALDNLSLQQLATSEVYWDKIVSIEYIGEQQVYDLTIPENHNFVANDICVHNTAFGLGIAINIAKQKNLPVAIFSLEMSAEQLSMRLLAAEAGIEGNRLRSGRFVQNEYDKLMIALGNLSSLPIYIDDAANITMMQIRSQVRRLQAEKKGELGLVLIDYLQLMEGGGDNRVQELSKITRSLKGLAREVNAPVIALSQLSRAVESRNNKRPMMSDLRESGCLIGDSLIELADIRKKVPIRDLVGKSGFKILALNESTMKREKAIVTKAFCTGIKPTFCLKTSLGRTISATANHKFLTIRGWKRLDELNIKESIALPRFSCSSSLADSDIYWDEIVSIEPDEEAEVYDLTVDKFHNFIANNIVVHNSIEQDADLIMMLYRDEYYNPDTVDRGIAEILITKHRNGPTGTVKLLFQPELTKFLNMQRSSNY
- a CDS encoding succinate--CoA ligase subunit alpha: MKWQSDSKVLIQGLNEPLAAYYGARMKSSGTNIVGGISSDYQTAPMDGIPVFNLVEEAVKQVGQIDISLIFSPPYQVLDAALEAIAAGIGQIVIISSGVPPLDMVKLLRLAQGTNTFILGSGSQGLLVPEQFFLGMMESSFYVPGPVGIISRCDRLIDEVARELTQAKFGQSLAISLGSDGIIGSNFEQWLQIMEEDDNTQVIILLGQPHSSAEISAAEYIVSAIEKPVITYISGIYAPVERNFGDATTIIANQLFHRVPTKQTEQKTISAFKKAGIKLAQSPSEIVKLVKGVLSPKKSK
- a CDS encoding glycosyltransferase family 39 protein, with product MMLLTNFKNPFYKLILLILIIGIFLRFINLDKKIYWHDEIYTSLHITGYLSNEWKSKLFNGQIIGINDLQYYLHINPQKTLNDTLNVLAIDDPHHPPLYYILVRYWRHLFGDSIIVIRSFSTVMSLFVFPAIYWFCWELFQNSIIGLITIALVAISPFYILYAQEAREYALWTVIILISNSWLLKAIKVTQNHHNIEPKIIRCWLIYSGLNAISLYISFVSVFIIIPQTIYTIILENFRLTKITILQGISILISVILFIPWIVVFICNYEQYQRSTSWTKLKIPSWEILKIFALNITRIFFAIDQEFETLLNYLSVIICLILVGYAIFFLIKNTSIMCWGLILCLIITPIVLLVLPDLIIGGIRSLSPRYLIPCFIAIDISIAYLLGSKLIDKNTKNIKIWSIIIAIIISGGMISSAVNSQNDTAWTKVISYSLPEVARIINKTQSPLLISDGNGYNSGNIMSLSYLLNPDVKLQLLSNTKDYQLPPGFKHIFLLSPSDEFRLQLEKQKGLKANFVFQDIHLNLWEIEH